The genomic DNA AGCAGGCCTGTGACGCGGACGGCGTCGCTCGTCGTCTTCCAGCATGCGGAACGCCGGCGTGTCGAGGTCATCGTATTGACCACGTGACACCGTCCACACGAACGCAATGACAGCGGCCAGCGCAAGCAGAATGGCAACCGGGAGTGCGATATACAATACGCTCATGCATGCGTCTCCCGGAAAGAACGGTTCATGAAC from Gimesia sp. includes the following:
- the ccoS gene encoding cbb3-type cytochrome oxidase assembly protein CcoS yields the protein MSVLYIALPVAILLALAAVIAFVWTVSRGQYDDLDTPAFRMLEDDERRRPRHRPASESETSLREEADHPDDSREQ